In Archocentrus centrarchus isolate MPI-CPG fArcCen1 chromosome 1, fArcCen1, whole genome shotgun sequence, the following proteins share a genomic window:
- the taf5 gene encoding transcription initiation factor TFIID subunit 5 isoform X2, with protein MAAVQGGIGDADIKTDIKTEPSADGFGNNNANEGRVLSASPGSSASTGSNKQSAAVPSEDQQTLLAVLQFLKKNKLTESVEILRREAGLPENSLNLKSTESSGAGGAAGSVDLEGGDASSLLSRVTGSSSVGAQAPTKAAGEDQPDVSVVLSAYSQQGDPALYEVYYSDLKKFIETVLDCHRAELSQVFYPLFVHMYLELVYNNHESEAKAFFEKFSGDQECYYEDDLRILSGLTKKEHMRGNETLLDFRTSKFVLRISRDSYQLLKRHLQERQNNQIWNIIQEHLYIDIFDGMPRSKSQIDAMSGSLAGEAKREANKTKVYYGLLKEPEIELPLDDEDEEAENEEGKPKKKKPKKDSMGSKSKKQDPNAPSQNRIPLPELKDSDKLDKIMYMKEATKRIRLGPDNLPSICFYTFLNVYQGLTAVDFTDDSSLIAGGFADSTVRVWSVTPKKLRKVKSAADLNLIDKESDDVLERIMDEKTASESKILYGHSGPVYGISFSPDRNYLLSSSEDGTVRLWSLLTFSCLVAYKGHNYPVWDTQFSPYGYYFVSGGHDRVARLWATDHYQPLRIFSGHLADVTCTRFHPNSNYVATGSSDRTIRLWDVLTGNCARIFTGHKGPIHALAFSPNGKFLASGATDGRVLLWDIGHGLMVGELKGHTDTIYSLRFSRDGEILASGSMDNTVRLWDAMKAFDDLETDDFTAATGHIHLQDNSQELLLGTYTSKSTPVIHLHFTRRNLLLAAGAFNP; from the exons ATGGCGGCCGTACAAGGTGGTATAGGCGACGCGGAcataaaaacagacataaaaacAGAACCATCGGCCGATGGCTTTGGAAATAACAATGCAAACGAAGGTAGAGTGCTCTCTGCGTCCCCCGGCTCCAGCGCTTCGACTGGAAGCAACAAACAATCGGCTGCGGTTCCCTCGGAGGATCAACAGACACTGCTGGCAGTCCTACAGTTCCTCAAAAAGAACAAACTCACAGAGTCCGTCGAGATTTTGCGGCGTGAAGCGGGATTACCGGAAAATTCACTGAACCTGAAGTCCACCGAATCCTCCGGGGCAGGAGGTGCTGCGGGCAGTGTGGACTTGGAAGGCGGGGATGCGAGCTCTCTTCTCAGCCGAGTTACCGGGTCATCTTCCGTCGGAGCCCAGGCGCCAACAAAAG CGGCTGGAGAGGACCAGCCGGATGTCAGTGTGGTGCTGTCAGCTTACAGCCAGCAGGGAGATCCAGCTCTGTATGAGGTCTATTACAGTGACCTGAAGAAGTTCATAGAAACAGTTTTGGACTGTCATAGAGCCGAACTGTCCCAGGTCTTCTATCCGCTATTTGTCCACATGTATCTGGAGCTGGTGTACAACAATCATGAAAGTGAGGCTAAGGCCTTCTTTGAAAA GTTCAGTGGGGACCAGGAGTGCTACTACGAAGACGACTTGCGGATTTTGTCTGGCTTGACCAAGAAGGAGCACATGAGAGGCAACGAGACTCTGTTGGACTTCCGCACCAGCAAGTTTGTCCTGCGTATCTCCCGTGACTCTTATCAGCTGCTGAAGAGACACCTGCAGGAACGTCAGAACAACCAGATCTGGAATATTATCCAAGAGCACCTCTACATAGACATCTTTGATGGCATGCCACGCAGCAAGAGCCAGATCGATGCAATGTCTGGCAGCTTGGCAGGAGAGGCCAAGCGAGAGGCCAATAAAACTAAG GTTTACTATGGATTGCTGAAGGAACCAGAAATCGAGCTGCCACTTGATGACGAagatgaggaggcagagaatgaGGAGGGTAAacccaagaaaaaaaagccaaaaaaggaTAGTATGGGCTCCAAGAGCAAAAAGCAGGATCCAAATGCTCCTTCACAGAACAG GATACCCCTGCCAGAGCTCAAAGACTCAGACAAGCTGGACAAGATCATGTACATGAAGGAGGCCACAAAAAGGATCCGTCTGGGACCAGATAACCTTCCCTCCATCTGCTTCTACACTTTTCTCAATGTGTACCAG GGTCTGACTGCAGTGGACTTCACTGATGACTCCAGCCTGATCGCAGGAGGCTTTGCTGACTCCACAGTACGAGTTTGGAGTGTCACACCGAAAAAGCTCCGCAAAGTCAAGTCTGCAGCAG ACCTGAACCTGATTGACAAAGAGTCAGACGACGTGCTGGAAAGGATCATGGATGAGAAGACGGCCAGCGAATCAAAGATACTGTATGGACACAGTGGACCGGTGTATGGCATCAGCTTCAGCCCAGACAG aaactACTTGCTCTCGAGTTCAGAAGATGGTACAGTGAGGTTATGGAGTCTCCTAACATTTAGTTGTCTGGTGGCCTACAAAGGCCACAACTACCCAGTGTGGGACACACAGTTTTCCCCCTACGGCTACTATTTTGTCTCTGGAGGACATGACAGGGTCGCCCG tctgTGGGCGACAGACCACTACCAGCCTCTGCGGATATTTTCTGGTCACCTGGCTGATGTCACTTGCACTCGTTTTCACCCAAACTCCAATTACGTGGCCACAGGGTCATCTGACCGCACCATCCGCCTCTGGGACGTCCTCACTGGAAACTGTGCGCGCATCTTCACTGGTCACAAG GGTCCCATCCATGCACTTGCTTTCTCTCCCAATGGGAAATTTTTGGCATCAGGGGCCACTGATGGCAGAGTCCTCCTGTGGGACATCGGCCATGGACTGATGGTTGGAGAGCTCAAGGGCCACACAGATACCATTTATTCCCTTAGGTTCAGCAGGGATGGTGAGATCCTTGCTTCTG gttctATGGACAACACAGTTCGCCTGTGGGATGCGATGAAAGCATTCGATGACTTGGAGACTGATGACTTCACGGCAGCTACAGGACACATCCATTTACAAGATAACTCCCAGGAGCTTCTGCTAGGCACCTACACGTCTAAATCTACTCCTGTTATACACCTTCACTTCACCCGCAGGAACCTGCTTCTGGCTGCTGGAGCCTTCAATCCTTGA
- the atp5md gene encoding ATP synthase F(0) complex subunit k, mitochondrial: protein MVQSSNADFGQDFLATLALRPLLKDTCLILVVRGRVLKDHLLSIMAGHDAGTQHQFTGIAKYFNSYTITGRRNCVLATYASLAAIALFFKLKPKKKPAITEK from the exons ATGGTGCAGTCCTCGAATGCTGACTTTGGGCAGGACTTCCTAGCGACTTTAGCATTGCGGCCTCTGCTGAAGGACACCTGTCTCATTCTGGTTGTACGGGGTCGAGTCTTAAAG GACCATCTGTTATCCATCATGGCAGGACACGATGCTGGAACTCAGCACCAGTTCACTGGGATTGCCAAGTACTTTAATTCATACACAATCACAGGAAGGAGGAAT tgTGTTTTGGCCACATATGCCAGCCTAGCAGCCATCGCCCTTTTCTTCAAATTGAAGCCTAAGAAAAAGCCTGCTATCACAGAAAAGTGA
- the taf5 gene encoding transcription initiation factor TFIID subunit 5 isoform X1 → MAAVQGGIGDADIKTDIKTEPSADGFGNNNANEGRVLSASPGSSASTGSNKQSAAVPSEDQQTLLAVLQFLKKNKLTESVEILRREAGLPENSLNLKSTESSGAGGAAGSVDLEGGDASSLLSRVTGSSSVGAQAPTKAAAGEDQPDVSVVLSAYSQQGDPALYEVYYSDLKKFIETVLDCHRAELSQVFYPLFVHMYLELVYNNHESEAKAFFEKFSGDQECYYEDDLRILSGLTKKEHMRGNETLLDFRTSKFVLRISRDSYQLLKRHLQERQNNQIWNIIQEHLYIDIFDGMPRSKSQIDAMSGSLAGEAKREANKTKVYYGLLKEPEIELPLDDEDEEAENEEGKPKKKKPKKDSMGSKSKKQDPNAPSQNRIPLPELKDSDKLDKIMYMKEATKRIRLGPDNLPSICFYTFLNVYQGLTAVDFTDDSSLIAGGFADSTVRVWSVTPKKLRKVKSAADLNLIDKESDDVLERIMDEKTASESKILYGHSGPVYGISFSPDRNYLLSSSEDGTVRLWSLLTFSCLVAYKGHNYPVWDTQFSPYGYYFVSGGHDRVARLWATDHYQPLRIFSGHLADVTCTRFHPNSNYVATGSSDRTIRLWDVLTGNCARIFTGHKGPIHALAFSPNGKFLASGATDGRVLLWDIGHGLMVGELKGHTDTIYSLRFSRDGEILASGSMDNTVRLWDAMKAFDDLETDDFTAATGHIHLQDNSQELLLGTYTSKSTPVIHLHFTRRNLLLAAGAFNP, encoded by the exons ATGGCGGCCGTACAAGGTGGTATAGGCGACGCGGAcataaaaacagacataaaaacAGAACCATCGGCCGATGGCTTTGGAAATAACAATGCAAACGAAGGTAGAGTGCTCTCTGCGTCCCCCGGCTCCAGCGCTTCGACTGGAAGCAACAAACAATCGGCTGCGGTTCCCTCGGAGGATCAACAGACACTGCTGGCAGTCCTACAGTTCCTCAAAAAGAACAAACTCACAGAGTCCGTCGAGATTTTGCGGCGTGAAGCGGGATTACCGGAAAATTCACTGAACCTGAAGTCCACCGAATCCTCCGGGGCAGGAGGTGCTGCGGGCAGTGTGGACTTGGAAGGCGGGGATGCGAGCTCTCTTCTCAGCCGAGTTACCGGGTCATCTTCCGTCGGAGCCCAGGCGCCAACAAAAG CAGCGGCTGGAGAGGACCAGCCGGATGTCAGTGTGGTGCTGTCAGCTTACAGCCAGCAGGGAGATCCAGCTCTGTATGAGGTCTATTACAGTGACCTGAAGAAGTTCATAGAAACAGTTTTGGACTGTCATAGAGCCGAACTGTCCCAGGTCTTCTATCCGCTATTTGTCCACATGTATCTGGAGCTGGTGTACAACAATCATGAAAGTGAGGCTAAGGCCTTCTTTGAAAA GTTCAGTGGGGACCAGGAGTGCTACTACGAAGACGACTTGCGGATTTTGTCTGGCTTGACCAAGAAGGAGCACATGAGAGGCAACGAGACTCTGTTGGACTTCCGCACCAGCAAGTTTGTCCTGCGTATCTCCCGTGACTCTTATCAGCTGCTGAAGAGACACCTGCAGGAACGTCAGAACAACCAGATCTGGAATATTATCCAAGAGCACCTCTACATAGACATCTTTGATGGCATGCCACGCAGCAAGAGCCAGATCGATGCAATGTCTGGCAGCTTGGCAGGAGAGGCCAAGCGAGAGGCCAATAAAACTAAG GTTTACTATGGATTGCTGAAGGAACCAGAAATCGAGCTGCCACTTGATGACGAagatgaggaggcagagaatgaGGAGGGTAAacccaagaaaaaaaagccaaaaaaggaTAGTATGGGCTCCAAGAGCAAAAAGCAGGATCCAAATGCTCCTTCACAGAACAG GATACCCCTGCCAGAGCTCAAAGACTCAGACAAGCTGGACAAGATCATGTACATGAAGGAGGCCACAAAAAGGATCCGTCTGGGACCAGATAACCTTCCCTCCATCTGCTTCTACACTTTTCTCAATGTGTACCAG GGTCTGACTGCAGTGGACTTCACTGATGACTCCAGCCTGATCGCAGGAGGCTTTGCTGACTCCACAGTACGAGTTTGGAGTGTCACACCGAAAAAGCTCCGCAAAGTCAAGTCTGCAGCAG ACCTGAACCTGATTGACAAAGAGTCAGACGACGTGCTGGAAAGGATCATGGATGAGAAGACGGCCAGCGAATCAAAGATACTGTATGGACACAGTGGACCGGTGTATGGCATCAGCTTCAGCCCAGACAG aaactACTTGCTCTCGAGTTCAGAAGATGGTACAGTGAGGTTATGGAGTCTCCTAACATTTAGTTGTCTGGTGGCCTACAAAGGCCACAACTACCCAGTGTGGGACACACAGTTTTCCCCCTACGGCTACTATTTTGTCTCTGGAGGACATGACAGGGTCGCCCG tctgTGGGCGACAGACCACTACCAGCCTCTGCGGATATTTTCTGGTCACCTGGCTGATGTCACTTGCACTCGTTTTCACCCAAACTCCAATTACGTGGCCACAGGGTCATCTGACCGCACCATCCGCCTCTGGGACGTCCTCACTGGAAACTGTGCGCGCATCTTCACTGGTCACAAG GGTCCCATCCATGCACTTGCTTTCTCTCCCAATGGGAAATTTTTGGCATCAGGGGCCACTGATGGCAGAGTCCTCCTGTGGGACATCGGCCATGGACTGATGGTTGGAGAGCTCAAGGGCCACACAGATACCATTTATTCCCTTAGGTTCAGCAGGGATGGTGAGATCCTTGCTTCTG gttctATGGACAACACAGTTCGCCTGTGGGATGCGATGAAAGCATTCGATGACTTGGAGACTGATGACTTCACGGCAGCTACAGGACACATCCATTTACAAGATAACTCCCAGGAGCTTCTGCTAGGCACCTACACGTCTAAATCTACTCCTGTTATACACCTTCACTTCACCCGCAGGAACCTGCTTCTGGCTGCTGGAGCCTTCAATCCTTGA